A window of Zavarzinella sp. contains these coding sequences:
- a CDS encoding FAD-dependent oxidoreductase produces the protein MSIRLTNLRLPIEHEPEELPDAVQEILGTPGDEPLNWRILRKSLDLRDKSQLRFVYTVAVDLPPEEESLALHIAQRQHTVPVDHFAEEAFSLPHPGVVPLQHRPVVIGSGPGGLFAAYFLAQAGYRPIVLERGTPVNERIRDVKRFDEGGDFAPESNYLFGEGGAGTFSDGKLTCRGSGTDYRKVLEVFAECKGQQPGRPSILYYHRPHLGSNRLPAVVKALRQRIESYGGQVVFHRKMTDLIIAGDQLTHVVTEQETFAADLAILATGHSARDVYEMLQHRGVAMEPKPFQMGVRVEHPQDDVNWVQYGNMQHVDILGNADYSLVAHGKQADVFTFCMCAGGYIIPSVSQEEYFCTNGMSLSKRDSPFANSGLVVTIPTSQFSGNDLLGGVRLQEQYERLAFEMGRGEYTCPFQRADDFLHDRISSESVEISYPRGKVAVKLRELLPPLVVQTLMDGLPRMNRMWRGHFLKNAVLVGPESRGSSPIRIVRNQETRESPTQGLYPVGEGAGYAGGIVSAAVDGLRTAKAIIARYAPPR, from the coding sequence ATGTCCATACGTTTAACCAACCTTCGGTTGCCGATTGAGCACGAACCGGAGGAACTACCCGACGCAGTTCAGGAAATCCTGGGTACCCCCGGTGACGAGCCATTGAATTGGCGTATCCTCCGTAAGAGTCTGGACTTACGAGATAAATCTCAATTGCGATTCGTCTACACGGTGGCGGTTGATTTACCGCCGGAAGAGGAATCGCTGGCGTTGCATATCGCCCAAAGACAGCACACCGTACCTGTTGATCATTTCGCAGAAGAGGCGTTTTCACTTCCCCACCCTGGGGTGGTGCCACTGCAGCACCGTCCGGTGGTGATTGGTTCAGGACCAGGGGGCCTGTTTGCGGCCTACTTTCTGGCCCAGGCTGGTTACCGCCCAATCGTGCTGGAACGTGGCACACCTGTCAATGAGCGTATTCGCGATGTGAAACGTTTCGATGAAGGTGGGGATTTCGCACCTGAAAGTAATTACCTCTTTGGCGAAGGTGGCGCAGGCACCTTCAGCGATGGAAAGCTCACTTGCCGGGGTTCTGGCACCGATTACCGCAAAGTGCTGGAGGTTTTTGCTGAATGCAAAGGTCAGCAACCCGGAAGACCCAGCATTCTGTACTACCACCGGCCCCATTTAGGCAGCAATCGCCTGCCTGCTGTAGTCAAGGCACTGCGGCAACGAATCGAATCGTATGGTGGGCAGGTGGTGTTCCATCGCAAAATGACCGACCTGATCATTGCAGGCGACCAATTGACCCATGTGGTGACCGAACAGGAAACTTTTGCTGCGGATCTGGCGATTCTGGCGACCGGTCACAGTGCCCGTGATGTTTATGAAATGCTGCAGCACCGTGGCGTGGCGATGGAACCAAAGCCATTTCAAATGGGCGTTCGGGTAGAACACCCACAGGATGATGTCAATTGGGTGCAATATGGAAACATGCAGCACGTAGATATCCTTGGAAATGCCGATTATTCGCTGGTGGCACACGGGAAGCAGGCCGACGTCTTTACATTCTGTATGTGTGCTGGCGGTTACATCATCCCCAGTGTCTCGCAGGAAGAATATTTCTGCACCAACGGGATGAGTCTTTCAAAACGGGATTCTCCTTTTGCCAACAGTGGGCTGGTGGTCACCATTCCAACCAGCCAATTTTCGGGTAATGACCTGCTGGGTGGCGTGCGACTGCAGGAACAGTATGAGCGACTGGCGTTCGAAATGGGCAGAGGTGAATATACCTGTCCTTTCCAGCGTGCCGACGACTTTTTGCATGATCGAATATCGTCTGAAAGTGTTGAAATCAGTTATCCACGAGGCAAAGTAGCCGTAAAACTGCGGGAATTGTTGCCCCCACTCGTGGTACAGACATTAATGGATGGACTGCCACGAATGAATCGGATGTGGCGGGGGCATTTTCTGAAAAATGCGGTGCTGGTAGGGCCAGAATCACGGGGCAGCTCGCCAATCCGAATTGTTCGCAATCAGGAGACTCGTGAATCACCCACGCAAGGGTTATACCCTGTCGGTGAAGGTGCTGGCTACGCTGGGGGGATCGTCAGTGCAGCAGTTGATGGCCTGCGAACTGCCAAAGCAATCATCGCCCGGTACGCACCCCCACGTTAA
- a CDS encoding metallophosphoesterase, giving the protein MKKLSLLILAFGVIATAVAISQQAESPKAAVSGELQVKQGARNPWTHLRLNNSTEEFQFAMVSDRTGGHRANIFSKAVEQLNLLQPEFVVSVGDLIEGYSTDRERVMNEWKEFQGFTSKLEMPFFYVAGNHDITNKEMEEIWKEKFGARYYHFVYKNVLFLMLQSDDPPGTSSISEEQQKYATQVLAENPNVDWTVVTLHKPIWEGNVEKNGWGNIEKALNGRKYTCFAGHVHRYKKSVRQNMNYYQFATTGGGSRLRGTEYGEFDHLIWITMKKTGPVIANLMLDGIVGEDLTLPKTNEEVPQYERKRTFATKGYVYLAGTPAAGATVAFYLEDPANPKRTRFAADAVVEGDGSFSLSTYGKFDGAPAGKYKVVVTFDGRYGGSSGKKELIPEAYWKADTTPLTATVAAGSNEFTFELKK; this is encoded by the coding sequence ATGAAAAAGTTATCACTTTTAATCCTGGCGTTTGGTGTCATTGCCACGGCTGTGGCAATTTCCCAACAGGCCGAATCACCCAAAGCAGCAGTTAGCGGTGAATTGCAGGTCAAGCAAGGTGCTCGTAACCCCTGGACCCACCTTCGGCTGAACAATTCAACGGAAGAATTTCAGTTTGCCATGGTCAGCGATCGCACCGGTGGACATCGGGCGAACATTTTTTCCAAAGCAGTGGAACAGTTGAATCTGCTGCAACCAGAATTTGTGGTTTCGGTGGGCGACCTGATTGAAGGCTATTCCACCGATCGGGAACGAGTAATGAACGAATGGAAAGAGTTCCAGGGCTTCACTTCCAAGCTGGAAATGCCATTTTTCTACGTAGCTGGTAATCACGATATTACCAACAAGGAAATGGAGGAAATCTGGAAAGAAAAGTTCGGTGCACGTTACTACCACTTTGTTTACAAAAATGTGCTGTTCCTGATGCTGCAATCGGATGACCCTCCTGGTACATCTTCCATTTCTGAAGAGCAACAGAAATATGCCACCCAGGTGCTCGCTGAAAATCCCAACGTTGACTGGACCGTAGTTACCTTGCACAAGCCAATCTGGGAAGGGAATGTTGAGAAGAATGGCTGGGGAAACATTGAAAAAGCTCTGAACGGACGCAAATACACCTGCTTTGCTGGTCACGTCCACCGCTATAAGAAATCGGTACGGCAGAACATGAATTATTACCAGTTCGCCACCACAGGTGGGGGTAGCAGACTTCGTGGCACCGAATATGGGGAATTTGACCACCTGATTTGGATTACGATGAAAAAAACAGGTCCTGTGATTGCCAACCTGATGTTGGATGGCATCGTTGGTGAAGATTTAACCCTTCCGAAGACCAATGAAGAAGTGCCACAATACGAACGTAAACGCACTTTCGCCACCAAGGGTTACGTTTATCTTGCTGGCACGCCGGCAGCAGGTGCCACTGTAGCATTTTATCTGGAAGATCCGGCGAATCCTAAACGCACGCGTTTCGCAGCGGATGCAGTTGTGGAAGGTGACGGTTCATTCAGCCTTTCCACATATGGCAAGTTCGATGGTGCTCCCGCTGGCAAGTATAAAGTGGTGGTTACCTTTGATGGCCGTTATGGTGGTAGTTCCGGCAAAAAAGAACTGATTCCGGAAGCATATTGGAAAGCGGATACCACCCCACTGACCGCAACAGTTGCTGCAGGCAGCAATGAGTTTACATTTGAATTGAAGAAGTAA
- a CDS encoding FAD-dependent oxidoreductase codes for MFLKNWLPLWCVLLNPLFLLAADVTHYDIAIYGATPGGIAAARSAAKNGAKVLLIEPTAHIGGLTTSGLSHTDFRTFEGLSGAFLEFSEHVLKYYENKYGKDSMQAKTSRRGTHAEPHVNELVFEKLLTELPTITVLKNATLQSVETTSVGDEKVLKTMLIRREQKNLSIAATVFIDGTYEGDLMALAGIPYHVGREAKSQYGESLAPDKEDKQLQAYNFRMIMTRNPANRVEITQPANYNRDTYEDILTLLEIGKIKQIFDYPSRCVFKAQLPLLPNEKYDINDVSNGLVRLSMPGKNLKWPDGTAKERAAIFQTHLDYHLGLLWFLKQDPKVPEKYRSEVTQWGWCKDEFTDNNHLPWQLYVREARRMKGTYVFTEKDTDAEPGDVRAKFHPQSIACGDYGPNCHGTSHEGPLFGGKHTGEFYKRVSPYQIPYHCLLANKVNNLLVPVAVSSSHVGFCALRLEPIWMSLGQAAGVSAREKVRSGVSLHKLEFSHLQELLHAEKSATIYVSDVPPDHPLFRAVQWLGSKGGLHQLVAGNTKTYGQRGENIEGQYYKAYPLHDFRAEEKIDEKLLTRWLRYLPEMHRIAATAAIAEKKFTTRGEIVQELYKHRQMK; via the coding sequence ATGTTTCTAAAAAACTGGTTACCACTCTGGTGCGTGCTGCTCAATCCACTGTTTTTACTTGCAGCAGACGTAACTCATTACGATATCGCCATTTACGGTGCCACACCCGGTGGGATTGCTGCAGCACGATCTGCTGCAAAAAACGGTGCCAAAGTTCTGTTGATCGAACCCACTGCCCATATCGGTGGGCTGACTACCAGTGGGCTTTCGCATACCGATTTCCGCACCTTTGAAGGCCTTTCTGGTGCGTTCCTCGAGTTCTCGGAACATGTATTAAAATATTATGAGAACAAGTACGGCAAAGATTCCATGCAGGCCAAAACAAGTCGAAGAGGCACGCACGCTGAGCCGCACGTGAATGAACTTGTTTTTGAAAAATTACTTACAGAACTCCCCACGATTACCGTGCTGAAAAACGCAACGTTACAGAGTGTAGAAACCACTAGTGTCGGTGATGAGAAAGTGCTGAAAACGATGCTTATCAGACGAGAACAGAAAAATCTATCAATCGCCGCAACTGTTTTTATTGATGGCACTTACGAAGGCGACCTGATGGCACTCGCTGGGATTCCCTACCATGTGGGGCGGGAGGCAAAATCGCAATATGGCGAATCTCTGGCACCTGACAAAGAAGACAAACAACTTCAAGCGTACAATTTTCGGATGATCATGACCAGAAACCCAGCAAACCGGGTCGAAATCACCCAACCTGCCAACTACAATCGCGACACTTATGAAGATATTTTAACATTGCTGGAGATCGGCAAGATCAAACAGATATTCGACTATCCTTCGAGGTGCGTCTTCAAAGCACAACTCCCATTGTTACCGAACGAAAAATATGACATTAACGATGTCTCCAATGGATTGGTGCGGTTATCGATGCCTGGTAAGAACCTCAAATGGCCCGATGGAACCGCCAAAGAACGTGCAGCAATTTTTCAGACCCACCTTGACTATCATCTGGGCCTGTTGTGGTTTTTAAAACAGGATCCCAAGGTACCTGAAAAGTATCGTTCTGAAGTCACTCAGTGGGGCTGGTGCAAAGATGAATTTACCGATAACAACCATCTGCCCTGGCAGCTATATGTTCGCGAAGCCCGTAGGATGAAAGGCACGTATGTGTTTACGGAAAAGGATACCGATGCAGAGCCGGGAGATGTGCGGGCGAAGTTTCATCCGCAAAGCATTGCCTGCGGAGATTACGGCCCCAACTGCCATGGCACCAGTCATGAAGGCCCACTGTTTGGTGGCAAGCACACTGGGGAGTTTTACAAGCGGGTTAGCCCATACCAGATTCCTTACCACTGTCTATTGGCAAACAAAGTGAATAATCTTCTGGTACCCGTTGCCGTAAGTTCTTCCCACGTTGGGTTTTGTGCACTTCGCCTCGAACCAATCTGGATGTCGCTGGGTCAGGCCGCTGGTGTGTCAGCAAGGGAAAAGGTCCGTAGCGGCGTTTCTTTACACAAATTAGAATTCTCTCATCTTCAGGAGTTGTTGCACGCTGAAAAATCGGCAACGATCTACGTTTCAGATGTGCCACCGGATCACCCATTGTTCCGTGCCGTGCAGTGGTTGGGCAGCAAGGGTGGGTTACACCAATTAGTGGCTGGAAACACCAAAACTTACGGCCAACGTGGGGAAAATATCGAAGGCCAATACTACAAAGCCTATCCTCTCCACGATTTCCGTGCCGAGGAGAAAATTGATGAAAAATTACTCACACGTTGGTTGAGGTATCTGCCAGAAATGCATCGCATAGCCGCTACGGCAGCGATTGCAGAGAAAAAGTTCACCACACGTGGTGAAATCGTTCAAGAGTTGTACAAGCATCGTCAAATGAAGTAA